A window of Athene noctua chromosome 27, bAthNoc1.hap1.1, whole genome shotgun sequence genomic DNA:
TCCCGGTACCTCCAGCGAGCTCCAGCCTTGGGCCAGGCTTTGGGGGGGGGACtggagcagctcagctgctgccccgtccctgccccagctctgcccggccACCTTCCAGCTCTGCACGTCTCCTCCCCGCAGTGCCTGTTCCTGCTGTGGTGCATGGCCCCCGTGTCCTGGAACGGGTCGCAGGTGCTCTACCAGAAGGTCATCCGGCCCTGCTTCCTCAGGCACCACGAGGCCGTGGACAGCGTGTTGGGCAACCTCAGCACCAAAGCCCTGGACGCGGCTTCCGGCGTCGCCCGGGAAGGTAACGCGGGTCCCCCGGCCCCCACCGTGCCTCTCCGTGTCCAGGGCAGGCGGTTTCCCGCGGGGACACGGGCAGCTCTCGTTTTAAGGACCAGCCGGTCTCTCCGTGACCGCGGGCCGTGCTCTGGCAGCCGCAGCCCCGTCCCGCGGCGGTAGCAGGAGCCCAGCGGGGCGCTTGCTCTCCCCCTCTCCGTaattctcttctcttctctttgcgCCTCCCGGTCCAGTCCTGCAGACTCTGATCAGCAGCCGTGCCCGGCTGGCGGCCCAGGTGGCACCGCAGCTCAGCTTGTCTGTATGTAAAGAGCCGCCGTTGCCGCTGCCGCCGGCGGGAGAAGGGCCCGTTCTGCGTGAATCGCCCCGCCGCGACCACCACCCGCGGTGGCCAGCTGTGGCCACCTTGGCGCTGGCCAAACCGACCTCCTGCTCTTGCAGACGCCGGCAGGGCTCACGCACAACCGTCCCCTCGTCCCTCGGCCCGGGTAGAGCAGGCGCTTTCCCTCCCGCTTCTCCGTAGCCAGACCCCCGCGCCGCGCgtcctcccccggccccgccgtgtCTGTGTCTTCCTCAGCGCTGGTGGCAACCTGGGGGccaggggtgcgggcagggcgcaggcagctgcccgccACCCGCGGGGAGGGCAGGACCCGGCTGCCGGTGCAGCgggagagggagggagcgggATGGGGACGCGTGGCCAGGGCGGGCTCGTCCCCGGGCCACCGGCTGGGCGGCTGCTGCTCCAGGGACGGGCCCTGACGCCGTCCCCGTGTCTCCCGCAGCCTCCAGAGCAGCCCTGAACCTGGCGGGGGAACCGAAGAGCAAGTGACAGCGGCCCCCGGTGGTACCGGCAGCGCGACCCCGGGCCTGGGGCTCTCTAGCCCAGGCCTAGgcctgggacccccaaacctgGGCCCAGGCCCCACCGCTGCTGCCCCCAATAAACCCCCGGGGGCTCCCGGTGCTTCGCGAACCGCCTCTGCCGCGTGTTccctgcgggcggcggcggcgccgccaaaCCGCGCGGCTCCTTTAAGAGCGGCGGGAGGTGGGCGGGGCCTTCAATAGGGGCGGGGCCTTCAATGGGGTGGCGGGGCGACGTGTGAGGGGGCGCGGCGGAAGTGACGTGAGGGGCGGGGCCTTGGCGCGACGGGgcccgggaggaggcggcggcggcgggtgagGAGCGTCCGTCGGTCCGCGGGGGGGCCGGTCTGTccctgcggggccgggggtgtCTCTGTCCGTCCCGAGGAGGGCGGGGggcgtctgtccgtccgtcccgGGGAGACGGAGGGGCCGGGCTCTGTCTGTCCGGCCCGGGCTGGACAAGGCGGGGGGAggctctgtctgtctgtctgtctgtcccaggAGGGACAAGGGGGGGAGTCTGTCTGTCCTGGGGGAGGTCGGTCGGTCTTAACAGGCAACGAGAGGGCGTCTGTGTGTCCTGGGGGGCAGTGAGggcgtctgtctgtctgtctgtgtgtcctggggggggcagtgagggggtcTGTGTGTCCtggggggggcagtgagggggtcTGTCTGTCCTAGGGGGGGGCAGTGAGggcgtctgtctgtctgtctgtccagggggggtgtgagggggctCTGTCTGCCTGGAGGTGACAGGGAGGGGGgaatgtctgtgtgtgtgtccgaagggcagcgtggtgggggtctgtcagtctgtctgtctgtctggcagCCGGGGTGGCGGCAGCACGGCCCCCTCacgcccccgccagcccccacGCGTGAGGCCGCCCCGTGATGAGCTCCAAGGCCAAGCGGGTGCTGCCCACCCGCCCTGAGccccccagcctggagcagatCCTGGCCGACGTGCGGGGCACCCACCCGGCCGACCCCGTCTTCCTCCTCCCCGCGGAGCCCCCCCGGGACCACGGCCCCTCCCCAGGTGAGTccccgggggtgggggagagCAGCGGGAAGGGCTCCACCAGCCcctgctgagccccccccccggctcctgctccccccgccaggccccgccgcggAGGAGAGGGAGCGGCTGTACGGGCAGAGCCGCTCCTACGTGGAGATGAACCAGCGGCTGCAGGAGTCCCGGGAGCGGCTGCGGGAGCGGCGGGAGGagctgcggcgggcgggggcggcgctgGAACGCGGCATCGCCGACATGAGGCAGAAGGCGTGCTGAGGgtgcggcccccgccccgcccgtgACCGAGCTCACGGGGCTCCTGGACTGCGGCGGGTGCCTCGGGACACCCCGCGGTTGCGGTTTCACCTCCCCGAGTCGGGGGTAGCACCGAGCGCGTTCGATTTACGGAAGGATCCGGCGTTGCCGGCGCGTgagggccggggctgggccgccTCGGCAGCGAAGCCTTTCCCTGGGGAGCGGCGGGACCCGGTGCCGGGGAGGGGGTGTCTGGGCGCGGCGTTGGGTTCCCGGTGCCGGAGGAAAGGCTCAGACCCCCCCACTTGGGTCCCTGCTGCCCATGAACTTGATGCCCTCGTCCCCGGCGGGTGACATGTCTGCGCCCTCACGCCGCGGCTTCACTTACGACTTTTCCATCTGGTACTGCCCCGAGGACGACCACATCGCCTCCCGCATCTCGGAACACTTGACGAAAGAGGGTTTTCGGGGCTACGCAGAGCACCAGGACCAAGTGGCCGGGACGTCTGTCGTCCTGACCGCCATCGAGGTCATCGAGGCCAGCCGGGtggccatcctcctcctctccgccAAGTCCCTGCACGACCCGTGGTGCCAGCGCGTCTCCCAGTGGAACCTGTGTCACATCATCCACTGCCGCGGGACCAAGATGATCCCCGTGTGTGTGGGTGTGACGAAGGACAAGGTGCCTGCCTTCCTGCGGCACCTCACCGAGCTGGAGTACCAGACCGAGTTCTTCTTCGAGCGGCTCGTGGCCAGCCTGCGGCCGCCCCGCAAAGCCAGGCCTGCGCCGTCCTCCGCAGCCAAGAGCTGAGCGACCGGGGGTGGCCGAGGACGGTTTCGCAGCCCCGCGGCGATAGCAGAGTTGTCCTGTGCTGCTAATAAAGGTGGTGAGAACGCGTCGCCCCCGCGCTGGGCGTTGGCACCAATCTGATTAAAAACCTTTCTCGGAGAACTGAAGATGCGACTTTCTGTGCGCGCGCTCTCATTCCGCTCGGCGAGGGGGGGCTGAAGTCAAAAGTAAAACCCCAGGGAGCACCGGGGTGGCTGTGAGTGGTTTTCCACTCTCACAGGCGTCACCCTGTGGGtgcctcttccccttcctgccccccctgAGCGGGGGGTCCGTGtcccgctgccgccccgctcgGCTTTCACCGAGGGCCGGGGAGCAGGCAGGCGCGGGATGGGGGCGAGGGGcagcccggggctgctgctgctgctcaccctCCCTTTGGCCGGGCCCGGTGAGCGCTGGGGCGGTGGGTCAGGGGTGGCCGGGGGGCTCTTGGCATTGCTGGCCGCGTGGCAGGCGGCTCACAgggatgggggtgctgggggggggagccccAGCCTTTCCCTCTTGGTGGGGTGGCCGATGCGGCGGCAGGACCGGGGACAGACTCTGCTCTccccggcagcgcggggctggcTCCGGCCGTCGGTCATCGGGGGACACGAGGCCAAACCCCACTCCAGGCCCTACATGGTGTCTGTCCAGTTCAGGGGGGTCCACGCCTGCGGGGGAGCGCTGCTGCACCCGCGCTGGGTGCTGACGGCCGCCCACTGCCTCCAGGGGTGAGTCCGCAGCGGTGACATCCTGCCCGGTGCGGGACAGGGGGCTcgtggcagggagggggctcGGTGTGGCCAGCACCGGGCTCCCTCCGACGCCGGGTCCCGCTGCGGGGCAGGACGGGGCCCACCGGGACGGTGGTGGTGGGGCTGCACAACCTGCGGGAGCGCGGGGCGGCCACGCAGACGTTCCCCATCCGGGCGGCCTGTCCCCACCCCAGCTACGACCCACGGACGCTGGAAAACgaccttctgctgctccaggtgGGGCTCGCGCCGGCCGCGGGACGGGGTTTGCCGTGGGGctgcgggcgcggcggcggtgccAGGAAGCGCAGCCGGGGAAGGGGCCCAGCGGGTCCGTCCCGCGTGCGCGAGGGGCTGGGTGACGTTTCCTCTTCTCACCTCGGAGATGTCACAGCTGGGTGACATCTCCCCGCTCTCGGTGCTGCCAGGGCTCTGACGCCACCCTGCCCGCAGCTGCAGGGGACGGTGACGCTGAGCAGGACGCGGCGCCTCATCGGGCTGCTGGGGCGGGAGCCGGTGGCCGGGGGGACGTGCAGCTTGGCGGGCTGGGGGGCCCGCAGGCGCGGCGGGCTCTCGCCCacgctgcaggagctggaggtcACGGTGTTGGACGCGCGGATGTGCAACAACAGCCGCTTCTGGAACGGTGACATCACCCCCACCATGATCTGCTTCTGGGGACACCGCAGGGGCTCAGCCCCCTCCAAGGTGAGGAGCTGGCGGGGGGGCAAAGGGCTTTGCGAGGGGAACAAGGGGCTGCAAAGCTctgtcccacccccccccccgagctgccgttcctgggtgtgggggggtctggggaggACTCACCTCGATTTCCAcacctcgctgagggggttcagtgttgggcccctcaccccaaaaaggccattgagtgactcgagcgtggccagagaagggcaacggaactggggcagggtctggagcacaggtctgctggggagcggctgggggaactgggggggttcagtctggagcagaggaggctgaggggagacctcctggccctctgcaactccctgccaggagggggcagagaggggggatgagtctctggagccaaggccccagcgccaggccccgagggaatggcctcaagctgcccagggcagggtcaggctggctctgaggaaggatttctgtgcagaaggggctgttgggcgttggaatgggctgcccagggcaggggggagtccccgggatccctgggggggttgaagagtcgggctgagccagcgctgaggggtctgggggagttgggaagggtcagggggagggtcacggtcgggctggaggagctgcaagggcttttccaacccggatgactCTGGGATTCACCCTGAGCAGAGAGGCGAGGTGCCCCCACCCTGGCCATGGGGGGTCCCTAACCCCTGGCTGGGGTCTCGTCCGCACTGTCACCTCCACCCAGGGTGACTCCGGGGGCCCCTTGGTGTGCGGGAAGCGGGCGGCGGTGGCCGGTgtcctgtccttcagcagcccagaccCCACCGACCTTTTCAAGCCGCCGGTCGCCACCTCGGCCGTGAAACACAAGAAATGGATCCAGAAAACACTGCGGAggggctgctcctcctccccccggcccgggcgcGGGGGACACAGAGACCACCCCTTCCTATTTACACAGGTTGGATTTTAATTCTTAATACTGTCCAGAGTCCCGGTAAAGTAACATCCTTGGTACATACATACAGCgacggggggagcggggcagcgcggAACCCGGCAGGATTGTCGGCAGAGGAGGGCTGAGCCCGACGGGCACGCGCGGAGCAGAGACGGGCAACAGCGGGGCTGGGCGGTGGGGCTTGAACCCGGGGCCGCAGCCGAGCGCGTGGGGTGATGTTGGCCCTCCTGGCACATCCTCGGCTCGGTCACAGCACGCGGGAGTGGGGACACATGCTGCCCCCCAGGACTTTGCCCCTTTTTCTTCAGCCCCGCATGCGGGTCTCGCTGTGCTGGCCGCAGCCCCCCAGCCGCTGCCGGAGCCGAAGGTCCCCCAGGAcacgtccacccccacaaccccCGTGCATGTCCTGGGGGACCCCCCGCATGTCCCCACAGCCCTGGTGTCCCCCTGGGTACCCCACTGTGCAGCCCCATggccccccccatgtccccacagccTCCCCGGTGCATCCCCATGTCCTCATAGCCCCGtctctgtccctgcagccccccccccggtgcTGGTATTGGGGGGGCCCATAGGTCACCCCATCCAAAGCGGGTAATGAGCCATGGGGTGGGAGGGCTGGGAGACGCCTGGGGGGGTCGGGGAGCACCTGGACTGGGGGGTCCCTTTGCAGCCCGTCTGCTCCCTGGGCCGAGGCGCTTCCCGCACACCCCAGCCTCGGCAGGAATGGGGGCGTCCCCGGTGCTTTGGGGGGCTGGGAGCCCCCACACTCGTGGGCGTAATCCAGTCCTGGATGGACTCGTGTCCACGGCCCGCGGGGACGCGCCGGGATCCTGCCTGCGAGCCGGGAGGGGGCTCTTCCACCCCGGCAGTGGGAGGCTGGGGGGCTGTGGATGGGGACGAGGGGCCCCAGACCCTTCCCTGAGGGTTGGGCACCCCAGTGCCAGCTCAGCACCCCATTCCCTCCCAGGGCAGCTCCCCAGCATGGTGACACGACCCCAGCAGggcccctgcccagctcctcccGTGCCTTTTCCAGGGAAGCCCCACGGCTGCGGGTTACCATGAGCAATCAGCCGCAGACCTGAATTAGGAGCCTCCAGCAGCACAAATGGGGGACCCTGGCCCCCGTCTCCCCACAGCCACGTGTTCTCCTGCCACGAAGCCTCTCCCTGCGTTGATCCAGCCGCGCGTTCCCGTCCCCCCGTTAATAAATGAGCTGCGATTGCTGGCAGAGCCGGGTGTTGGTGCTGAGATGAGCTGCAGCGTGTGGCAGAGACTCGGCGTTGGGGCGCGGCGTCCTGTCTGCCCGCCGTGCAGGATCGGGGTTCCCTTCTCAGGGACAAGgagacatggggacacatggccACCCCTCAAGTTGTCCCGGGGTGTCCTTTAGTGGGAGGAGATGGCCACCGAGACTCACCCCAGGTCGGGGCATcaacccccgccccagcgcccaGCGggtccccccagctctgcccagtcCTCGGCGCTGGGACCTGTGAATGCTCCAGGACAGCCGGGGTAGGCAGCGGGGTGGGGTGACTCGCCGGTCCCCAGCTGTCCCGGGTCACCGTCCCCCTGCCCAGCAGAGTCCTGGCCAGgtcctgtggggcaggggggtaTCGGGGACCCTCACCAGGGCTTCAGCCGCAGCAGCTGCTCAAGCTTGGATTTTCTCCACCGCCTTGTCGGCCACCGCCGTCACCACCATGGGGCTGGGGACGTAGTTGAAGGGGGTGACACGGGCGGCTCTGCTCGGGGACCCGTGGCGGCTGGCGGGGAAGGTCCCGGCGGGCGCCTCGTGGCCAAAGGAGATGGGCAGGGCGGCCTTGGCGGGGGCTGGAGCTTCGCCGTCGCAGGCGGCGCGGGCGTGGGGGGGCCCCTCGCGGCTCTCCAGCGTGGGAGAGGTGCTGGAATTGGTCTTGGTGGTGGAGAAGTCCTCGGTCTGCACCACGGCGTCGCTGGTCTTCCtggggccgggggtgccggggcaCTCCTCCTCGCCGGCGCCCGCCAGCGGCAGGGCGGAGGAGGGCAGCGTGCTCTTGAGGATGTGGGGGATGTCTTCGTCCCGAATCCTCCGCCACGTGCCCTTCATCACCACCACCGGCGGCTTCGCCGGCTGCCCCCCGGGCACCGCCTCGctctgccgccgccgcgccgAAGCCTCGGAGCGGGCAGAGAGGACGGAGGAAGGGCTGCTGGTCCTCCGTGCCACGCTGATGTTGGGCGAGGACGAGTACCTCTTGAAGGGCTCGGGCGCGGGGATGTTGGTCTTCACCGGCAGCCGGGACGGGCTCTCGGAGCTGGTCCTCCGCGGCGGCTTAACCCCGGCGGGGACTTTGCCGccgggctgggctctggggacgaggggccgcgggccgggggccgccggTTTGGCCGCCTTGAGCTCCTCGCAGCGGGACGAGCAGAGGAAGACGGCCGGGAGGGCAGCGCGGCTGCGCTGCGGGGAGGTGCGGCGAGGCAGCGAGGTGGCCGGCTGCGCCGGGGAGAGCTCGGTGCGGTGCCgcagcagcaggctggaggaTTCCTTGATGAAGGTGAGCTGGCGCAGGAAGCCGGAGCGGTCCGAGTCGCTCCCGCTGGAACGGGTGGACGACATCCGCACCAGGTTGAGCCGGCTGCTCCCCGGGCCCCCCGGCCTGCCGCTCCGCACCTTGGCGCCGTCTGCctgctcctccagcaccggcATGGCCCCCCGGCCCGGCAGCACCTTCCTGCTGGGCTTCTGCATGAACGGGATGCGCACGGGCGACTTCTGTGTCTTGGACTGCTTGGGGGCCGGGGACTTGGGGGCCGGGGCTCTGGGCGGGGGTCCCGGTGGGGAGGACGAGCCGCCTGCCTTGCCCGTGGCCGGGGGAGCCGGCTTGGCGAGCTGGGAGGGTGACGGCAGCTTCTTGGGGCCGTGCTGGGAGGGGGTGGAGGTGCGGGAGGAGCCCGAGGAGGGGGGTCCCTTGCCGATGCGGGCGGGCGGCGTCGTGCTCCTCTTGGGCAGCGCCAGGTCCCCGGTTTCGGGGGGTTTGCCCAGCCGGTgcaggctccgggagcgctgcTGGCTCAGGGAGAGGTTCTTGGCCGGCGGCACCTCGGGCttggctgtggggtttttcttcgGGGTGGCCCGCGGGCTGGGGGCGTCCTTGGCCAGGCTGGGCATGTAGATGACGGTCCTGCCGCGGAAGACCACGGGCAGGTTGGGCACCGGCTTGGTGGGCGCCGGGCTCTGCTCCGCCCTGGCGCTTCCGCGGCCGGCGGGACGGGCACCCGACGCGTCCTTCCTCTCTGGGCGGCCcttgctgtgctccctcctcGCCGCATCCCGGCTAGCC
This region includes:
- the C27H19orf25 gene encoding UPF0449 protein C19orf25 homolog; this translates as MSSKAKRVLPTRPEPPSLEQILADVRGTHPADPVFLLPAEPPRDHGPSPGPAAEERERLYGQSRSYVEMNQRLQESRERLRERREELRRAGAALERGIADMRQKAC
- the LOC141970829 gene encoding granzyme M-like, which translates into the protein MRRQDRGQTLLSPAARGWLRPSVIGGHEAKPHSRPYMVSVQFRGVHACGGALLHPRWVLTAAHCLQGTGPTGTVVVGLHNLRERGAATQTFPIRAACPHPSYDPRTLENDLLLLQLQGTVTLSRTRRLIGLLGREPVAGGTCSLAGWGARRRGGLSPTLQELEVTVLDARMCNNSRFWNGDITPTMICFWGHRRGSAPSKGDSGGPLVCGKRAAVAGVLSFSSPDPTDLFKPPVATSAVKHKKWIQKTLRRGCSSSPRPGRGGHRDHPFLFTQVGF